One Nitrospira sp. genomic region harbors:
- a CDS encoding lipopolysaccharide biosynthesis protein: MQDQQRLQDSESSVTLQDYLKVVRRRSTIILLVAGLFLTLSIAAAMLWPPTFRSTATILIEEQEVPAELVHSTITSYADQRIEMIKQQVMSRSSLWKVVEQYNLYPEMRRDNPTEGVIKRFIKDIEVEVISADVIDKRTQHPTKATIAFTVSYNSGSPETAQRVANELTSLFLGENLKSRERQAQETTTFLKQEAESLAAHIEEVEAKLSKFKQRAAGALPELMPLNLQMMNQADRELMDLDQQIRSLEERKSYLDGELATIKPNTPILSVTGERILDSVERLRGLRAEYAGVAANLSPDHPDVIKMKQEITALERDTGANPETEEIAKQLTDARARQATLADRLGQDHPDVLQTKRTIVALEREFRRIGTSAGNKPLQRPENPAYINIQAQLNSVNSSLQALKTSRATVKHRLQDYAQRIERTPALEPDYLTLARDRDTSSQKYQDIRSRLLEAKVSEGLEVQRKGERFSLIDPPGLPESPEKPNRKAIVLLGFILALAGGAGAAALTEHLDHSIRTPEQLARVSQAFPLAVIPYMPNRADLARALARRNRIRLAGLGTVALLLLICHLFWTPLDVVWYAALRKFGIE; encoded by the coding sequence ATGCAGGACCAACAACGGTTGCAGGACTCAGAATCCTCTGTGACCCTTCAGGATTACCTCAAGGTAGTTCGTCGAAGAAGCACAATCATTCTGCTCGTTGCGGGACTTTTTCTGACCTTGAGCATCGCTGCGGCTATGCTGTGGCCGCCGACGTTTAGGTCTACCGCCACCATTCTGATCGAAGAACAAGAAGTGCCTGCAGAGTTGGTCCATAGCACCATTACGAGCTACGCCGATCAGCGGATCGAAATGATCAAACAACAGGTGATGAGCCGCTCCAGCCTTTGGAAGGTCGTGGAGCAGTACAATCTGTATCCCGAAATGAGACGCGACAACCCCACCGAAGGGGTCATCAAACGTTTCATCAAGGACATCGAAGTTGAAGTCATCAGCGCCGATGTGATCGACAAACGGACGCAACATCCGACCAAGGCCACCATAGCCTTCACTGTTTCCTATAATAGCGGATCGCCTGAAACGGCCCAACGGGTGGCCAATGAGTTGACGAGCCTGTTTCTCGGCGAGAATCTCAAAAGCCGCGAACGGCAGGCGCAGGAAACCACCACGTTCCTCAAGCAGGAGGCGGAGAGCCTCGCGGCCCATATCGAAGAGGTTGAAGCCAAGTTATCCAAGTTCAAACAACGAGCGGCAGGTGCGTTGCCCGAGTTAATGCCCCTGAATCTCCAGATGATGAACCAGGCCGATCGTGAACTGATGGACCTCGACCAGCAAATTCGCAGCCTCGAGGAACGCAAGTCGTATCTTGATGGGGAACTGGCAACCATCAAGCCGAATACCCCCATCCTCTCCGTCACGGGAGAACGTATCCTCGATAGCGTAGAGCGGTTGCGCGGGCTCAGGGCCGAATACGCCGGAGTGGCCGCGAATCTTTCACCCGATCATCCGGACGTGATTAAGATGAAACAGGAAATCACAGCGCTGGAAAGGGACACCGGTGCGAACCCGGAAACCGAAGAGATCGCCAAACAATTGACCGATGCCCGGGCCAGGCAGGCCACGCTCGCCGACCGCCTCGGGCAGGATCATCCGGACGTGCTCCAGACGAAACGCACGATCGTCGCGCTGGAACGGGAATTCCGCCGGATCGGCACCAGTGCCGGCAACAAGCCGTTGCAGCGACCGGAGAATCCGGCTTACATCAATATCCAGGCTCAACTCAATTCTGTGAATTCTTCCCTGCAAGCCTTGAAAACCAGTCGCGCGACCGTCAAACATAGGCTTCAAGATTATGCGCAACGCATTGAGCGGACACCGGCACTGGAACCGGACTATTTGACGCTCGCGCGCGACCGCGACACCTCCTCTCAAAAGTACCAGGACATTCGCTCCCGGCTTCTGGAAGCAAAGGTGTCGGAGGGCCTCGAAGTTCAGCGAAAGGGCGAGCGATTTTCTCTTATCGATCCGCCGGGACTGCCGGAGTCGCCCGAGAAGCCCAACCGGAAAGCTATTGTGCTGTTGGGATTCATCCTGGCGCTGGCGGGAGGAGCGGGGGCCGCCGCGCTCACGGAGCATCTCGACCATTCAATTCGTACCCCTGAACAACTGGCGCGAGTGTCGCAGGCCTTCCCCCTGGCGGTCATTCCTTACATGCCCAATCGGGCAGATCTGGCTCGTGCACTCGCCAGAAGAAACAGGATTCGTCTCGCGGGCCTGGGAACGGTGGCCCTGTTGTTGCTCATCTGCCATCTGTTTTGGACCCCGTTAGATGTGGTGTGGTACGCAGCGCTTAGAAAATTCGGTATCGAGTAG
- a CDS encoding CpsD/CapB family tyrosine-protein kinase — protein sequence MEWFQAALDRYKQQQHQGHAAPKPERTHSMRSVPAPIVYTRTRSVQVPEPVLREQRIMAGFDAGPFVDAFKILRTQVMHRIREKGWNVIGVTSPGEGEGKTFTAVNLAASLAMDVTQSVLLVDANLRHPSVHEMFDLGECQGLADYLLDDVPIEQLLVHPGIGRFVLLPGGRAVSHSAEALTSPKMLALVEECKHRYQSRMILFDLPPLLKTSDVLAFAPHLDALLLVVEEGRTKAEDVERALSLIKPSTPVLGTVVNKVGHATATPATMKRMI from the coding sequence ATGGAATGGTTTCAAGCTGCGCTTGATCGATACAAACAGCAACAACACCAGGGCCATGCCGCTCCTAAGCCCGAACGTACCCACTCCATGCGATCCGTGCCGGCCCCTATCGTCTACACACGTACGCGATCGGTACAGGTTCCCGAGCCGGTGTTGCGTGAACAGCGCATTATGGCCGGATTCGACGCCGGGCCATTCGTAGATGCCTTCAAGATTTTGCGCACACAAGTCATGCATCGGATCCGGGAAAAAGGCTGGAATGTCATCGGCGTGACCAGCCCGGGCGAGGGGGAGGGAAAGACCTTCACCGCGGTTAATCTGGCCGCCAGTCTGGCCATGGACGTGACGCAATCCGTGCTGCTGGTCGACGCGAATCTCCGGCACCCCAGCGTGCATGAGATGTTCGATCTGGGTGAGTGCCAGGGACTGGCCGACTATTTGCTGGACGATGTGCCGATCGAACAATTACTGGTGCATCCCGGTATCGGCCGCTTCGTTCTTCTGCCCGGAGGACGGGCTGTGTCGCACTCGGCGGAAGCATTGACGTCACCGAAGATGTTGGCCCTGGTCGAGGAGTGCAAGCACCGCTACCAATCGCGTATGATCCTGTTCGACCTACCGCCGCTCTTGAAGACCTCGGACGTCCTGGCTTTTGCACCCCATCTGGACGCTCTTTTGTTGGTGGTGGAAGAGGGGCGTACAAAAGCGGAAGATGTGGAACGAGCGCTATCGCTCATCAAACCGTCGACACCTGTGCTGGGGACGGTCGTCAACAAAGTGGGCCACGCGACGGCCACGCCGGCGACCATGAAGAGAATGATATAG
- a CDS encoding AAA family ATPase produces MYKSFYRLHSKPFSLLPDSEFLYLGSTHRTAYSLLEYGLLTEAPFMVLTGDPGMGKTSLLQKLIADTRDAFSIGFLTNARYDVDHLLPWILFALGLNNKQVDPVEAQHLFANFLAQERARHRRVVLIMDEAQNLGVKLLEELRLLSNLNQEKTLQLQIILSGQPDLQTLLRRVDMTQFAQRVVVDYHLQPFTEEEVAHYIRHRIQLAGSTQPLFSAPACALTYRLSQGNPRLINQVCEMALTYGYAQQAARITAKLLAQAALDRRKNRILPLAELDDLEELAAGKDAEEPDAQESIAHSLPSRESPPQIESQQPVGAAEPYYQRGMTLRKSQDYIAAIAQFEQAARDPAYHLRAFGQIGLCYRALGLVPQAVAAFRKACTDYSAPRTQSLSVRYLLGRTLEQLGEKPEALEQYRLIFRTDRTFKDTAVRLSSLEGDQTREAGQPGTHSWGFGQAWKHVRQLLKGNS; encoded by the coding sequence ATGTATAAAAGCTTCTACCGCCTCCACAGCAAACCGTTCTCGCTGCTGCCGGACAGTGAGTTTCTCTATCTTGGTTCGACTCACCGCACCGCCTACAGCCTGTTGGAGTACGGCCTCCTCACCGAAGCCCCATTCATGGTGCTGACCGGCGATCCCGGAATGGGTAAGACCTCGCTGCTTCAAAAATTGATCGCGGATACCCGCGACGCCTTTTCGATCGGCTTCCTCACCAATGCCCGCTACGATGTGGATCATCTGCTGCCGTGGATTCTCTTTGCGCTTGGTCTGAATAACAAACAAGTCGATCCGGTCGAAGCCCAGCATCTCTTCGCCAATTTTCTTGCCCAGGAAAGGGCACGACACCGGCGGGTGGTACTGATCATGGACGAGGCGCAAAATCTGGGCGTCAAACTACTCGAGGAGTTGCGGTTGCTCTCCAATTTGAATCAGGAAAAGACGCTGCAACTACAAATTATCCTCTCCGGCCAGCCGGATCTGCAAACACTCCTGCGCCGGGTCGATATGACCCAGTTCGCGCAGCGGGTCGTGGTCGATTACCATCTGCAACCTTTCACGGAGGAAGAAGTCGCGCACTATATTCGCCACCGTATCCAGCTCGCAGGATCGACGCAACCGCTCTTTAGCGCCCCGGCTTGTGCCTTGACCTACCGTTTGAGCCAGGGAAATCCACGTTTGATCAACCAAGTGTGCGAAATGGCCTTGACCTATGGGTATGCGCAGCAGGCCGCGCGGATCACCGCGAAACTGCTGGCGCAGGCGGCGCTCGATCGACGAAAGAATCGAATCCTGCCGCTGGCGGAACTGGACGATCTGGAAGAGCTCGCGGCAGGGAAGGATGCGGAGGAGCCCGATGCACAGGAATCCATCGCGCACTCTCTGCCATCGCGTGAGTCTCCACCGCAAATCGAGAGCCAACAACCTGTCGGCGCGGCAGAACCCTACTATCAGCGGGGAATGACGCTCCGGAAATCTCAGGACTATATCGCCGCGATCGCCCAGTTCGAGCAGGCCGCACGCGACCCGGCCTACCACCTTCGGGCATTTGGACAGATCGGGCTCTGCTACCGGGCGCTTGGTCTTGTCCCCCAGGCCGTGGCGGCATTTCGAAAGGCCTGCACGGATTACAGCGCGCCGCGCACGCAAAGTTTAAGCGTACGGTATCTGTTGGGGCGAACCTTGGAACAGTTGGGAGAAAAACCGGAGGCTCTTGAGCAATATCGCCTGATTTTCCGCACCGACCGGACTTTCAAGGACACGGCCGTTCGCCTCTCAAGTCTGGAAGGGGATCAGACCCGCGAGGCAGGGCAGCCGGGTACCCACTCCTGGGGATTCGGACAAGCCTGGAAACACGTCCGGCAGTTGCTGAAGGGAAACAGTTGA
- a CDS encoding bi-domain-containing oxidoreductase: MKQILQHKRSGAVKVEEVPPPSLRGCGLLVLNEASLISPGTEKSTIQSTKKSLVGKAMERPEKIKKVLSAIQTDGLALTLSRVFDKLDSPASLGYSCAGTVLEAARDAGSFTVGDRVACAGQNYASHAEMIYVPKHLCVKIPDGVDSEDASFVTLGAIALQGVRQAEPRLGDRIAVIGLGLLGQLTVQLLKASGCRVLGSDVDQSKLQLASESGADMVALSSDLADAAAAFSDGHGVDAVIVTASTKDNGPIEAAGEIARKKGRVVVVGAVGMNVPREPYYQKELDLRLSMSYGPGRYDTAYEEHGHDYPFGYVRWTEQRNMQAFLELVATGKVRLKPLITHRFPIEQAESAYALMMEGSTPYIAMVITYPSDRARPLPRTIAVGTAQAARPVMLGIIGAGNHVKDMLLPPLQNMEHVGIRGICTASGITAKTLAGKITAAYCTSDSQSILDDPAINTVLIGTRHDSHAALTIKALLAGKHVFVEKPLCLTEDELKDIRSVYEKKAPDGLHLMVGFNRRFSPHAQEAGRFFASRVNPLVMLYRVNAGRIPADHWVQHPEIGGGRLIGEMCHFVDYMQALSASPPTSVYASRIGRHSSGITDDQCSIVVNFADGSIGTIIYTAEGSSELPKERFEAHADGKSLVMNDFIETQTYKDGKSTVFKTAKRDKGFTEEMSRFVKSVAGGQAPVIPFEQIDAVTRACFLALQSLRSGVAYPL, from the coding sequence ATGAAACAAATTCTTCAACATAAACGGTCCGGAGCGGTGAAGGTAGAGGAGGTCCCTCCGCCTTCACTGCGAGGTTGCGGGCTGCTCGTGCTCAATGAAGCCTCCCTCATCAGCCCGGGAACCGAGAAGTCCACGATTCAGAGCACGAAAAAGTCGCTGGTGGGTAAGGCCATGGAACGCCCGGAGAAGATCAAGAAGGTCCTCTCCGCGATTCAAACAGACGGACTCGCGCTCACGCTCTCCCGCGTGTTCGATAAACTGGACTCGCCGGCCTCGTTGGGCTACAGCTGCGCGGGCACCGTGCTGGAGGCTGCTCGCGACGCGGGATCCTTTACGGTCGGGGACCGCGTTGCCTGTGCCGGGCAAAACTATGCGTCCCATGCCGAAATGATCTACGTGCCGAAACATCTCTGCGTGAAAATTCCGGACGGCGTGGATTCCGAGGATGCGTCTTTTGTGACGCTCGGAGCCATCGCTCTGCAGGGCGTTCGTCAGGCGGAGCCCAGGCTGGGAGACCGGATCGCCGTGATCGGCCTTGGACTGCTCGGCCAACTGACCGTGCAATTGTTGAAGGCCTCCGGTTGCCGTGTGCTGGGATCCGATGTCGATCAATCCAAGTTGCAGTTGGCGAGTGAGTCGGGAGCGGATATGGTAGCGCTGTCCTCCGATCTTGCGGATGCTGCCGCCGCCTTTTCAGACGGCCACGGCGTCGATGCGGTGATCGTCACGGCCAGCACCAAGGATAACGGCCCCATTGAGGCCGCGGGCGAGATCGCGAGAAAAAAGGGGAGGGTGGTGGTGGTCGGCGCGGTGGGAATGAATGTGCCCCGTGAACCGTACTATCAGAAGGAGTTGGACCTGCGCCTCTCCATGTCCTACGGCCCCGGACGCTACGACACGGCCTACGAGGAACATGGGCACGATTACCCGTTCGGATACGTACGCTGGACAGAACAGCGTAACATGCAGGCGTTTCTCGAACTCGTTGCGACAGGGAAGGTGCGCCTCAAGCCGCTGATCACCCATCGCTTTCCCATCGAGCAGGCGGAGTCGGCCTATGCGTTGATGATGGAGGGCTCGACACCCTATATCGCAATGGTCATCACATATCCCTCCGATCGGGCTCGTCCTTTACCGCGAACCATTGCCGTCGGGACAGCGCAGGCCGCTCGCCCGGTCATGCTGGGAATCATCGGAGCTGGAAACCACGTAAAGGATATGTTGCTCCCGCCGCTGCAAAACATGGAACACGTCGGCATTCGCGGCATCTGTACCGCCTCGGGAATCACAGCGAAGACCCTGGCCGGGAAAATCACTGCCGCCTATTGCACGAGCGACAGCCAGTCCATTCTGGATGACCCGGCCATCAACACGGTGCTGATCGGAACCCGCCATGACAGCCACGCCGCCCTGACGATCAAAGCACTGCTTGCGGGCAAGCATGTGTTCGTAGAGAAACCGCTCTGCCTGACGGAAGATGAACTGAAGGACATCCGCTCCGTCTATGAGAAGAAGGCACCCGACGGGTTGCATCTGATGGTGGGCTTCAACCGGCGGTTTTCTCCACATGCACAGGAAGCCGGGAGGTTTTTCGCATCGCGCGTGAATCCGCTCGTCATGCTGTATCGAGTCAACGCAGGACGCATTCCAGCCGATCATTGGGTACAACATCCGGAGATAGGAGGCGGGCGCCTCATCGGCGAAATGTGTCATTTCGTCGATTACATGCAAGCGCTCTCGGCCTCGCCGCCCACTTCGGTGTATGCATCCAGAATCGGACGTCATAGCTCCGGCATCACTGACGACCAATGCAGTATCGTGGTGAATTTTGCAGACGGATCCATCGGCACCATCATCTACACGGCAGAGGGAAGCAGCGAACTTCCGAAAGAACGCTTTGAGGCCCATGCGGACGGCAAGTCGCTCGTCATGAACGACTTCATAGAAACGCAGACGTATAAAGACGGCAAGAGTACCGTGTTCAAGACCGCAAAACGGGACAAGGGGTTTACAGAAGAAATGTCGCGGTTTGTCAAATCCGTTGCGGGAGGACAAGCCCCGGTCATCCCGTTTGAGCAGATCGACGCCGTGACACGGGCCTGCTTCCTGGCCTTACAAAGCCTGCGCTCCGGTGTTGCTTACCCCCTCTGA
- a CDS encoding AAA family ATPase has product MGKTTLIQQILAEHRNHFTTGLITNTHAGMETLLPWILLAFGQNEKSLDKLEGFHALQQFLDKEASAKRRVLLIVDEAQNLGANLLEELRLLSNLNKDKAPILQIILSGQPDLRQLLQRKDLTQFAQRVMVDYSLEPFKEEDSLGYIAHRLRVAGREEPIFTHHATRMIHRLTGGIPRLINQLCDTALTYGFAEEAPFLSTKIVAQAAKDRSKGGILPLTDTDALTAMTPEQDAAEQAQLATFASRTASTPSLGDRSVKTVEATTAAHPPSHDAGEAYERGLALKKVGLHKDALQQFSLAAQDAALTFRAMAQVGICLKSIGQSEEAAIAFRKALQAQRVASADTIQVRYLLARTLESLGRIDDTLEHYRWIRREEPTFKDVAERIDRLSGRQASSPRGGEKNGESTGSNIPWFKHLHRILGASK; this is encoded by the coding sequence ATGGGCAAGACCACGCTCATCCAGCAGATCCTTGCCGAGCATCGGAACCATTTCACGACCGGACTCATCACGAATACCCATGCAGGAATGGAAACACTCCTGCCCTGGATCCTGCTGGCCTTCGGTCAGAATGAGAAGAGTCTGGATAAGCTGGAAGGGTTTCATGCCTTGCAGCAGTTTCTGGACAAGGAAGCTTCTGCCAAGCGACGCGTGTTGTTGATCGTCGATGAAGCACAGAATCTCGGCGCGAATCTCTTGGAGGAACTGCGCCTGCTCTCCAACCTCAATAAAGACAAGGCGCCCATCCTCCAGATTATTCTCTCCGGACAGCCGGATTTACGACAGCTCCTCCAACGCAAGGACCTGACACAGTTCGCCCAGCGCGTGATGGTGGACTACAGCCTCGAACCCTTCAAAGAAGAAGACAGTCTGGGTTACATTGCCCACCGCCTGCGAGTCGCGGGCCGCGAGGAACCGATCTTCACGCACCATGCCACTCGTATGATTCATCGGCTGACCGGCGGCATCCCACGCCTGATCAACCAACTGTGCGATACGGCCCTGACCTATGGTTTCGCAGAGGAGGCCCCGTTTCTTTCAACCAAGATCGTGGCGCAGGCGGCGAAAGACCGGAGCAAAGGGGGCATTCTCCCGCTCACGGACACCGATGCTCTCACGGCGATGACTCCGGAACAGGATGCGGCAGAACAGGCTCAGCTCGCCACCTTCGCATCCCGAACCGCTTCCACTCCAAGCCTCGGCGACCGATCAGTCAAGACCGTGGAGGCTACCACAGCAGCCCATCCGCCAAGCCATGACGCGGGGGAGGCCTACGAACGTGGCCTGGCGCTCAAGAAAGTCGGGTTGCATAAAGATGCGCTGCAACAGTTTTCCCTCGCCGCCCAGGATGCGGCTCTGACATTCAGGGCCATGGCGCAAGTCGGCATTTGCCTGAAATCCATCGGCCAGTCTGAGGAAGCAGCCATCGCATTTCGAAAAGCCCTGCAGGCACAACGTGTCGCGTCCGCCGACACCATCCAGGTGCGGTACCTGCTCGCGCGCACACTCGAATCCTTGGGACGAATCGACGATACACTTGAGCATTACCGCTGGATCAGGCGGGAAGAACCCACGTTCAAGGACGTCGCCGAACGCATCGATCGTCTGAGCGGTCGCCAGGCTTCATCGCCTCGTGGCGGCGAGAAGAACGGCGAGTCCACTGGATCGAACATCCCCTGGTTCAAACACCTGCACCGTATTTTGGGCGCCTCGAAATAG
- a CDS encoding type II toxin-antitoxin system ParD family antitoxin, with protein MQSMNISLPDPLKQFVDGQIAEGRYSSVSEYVRELIRADEKRKAEAQLEAKLLEGLNSRESEMTPADWSAIRQEALAKLGARKKQR; from the coding sequence GTGCAGAGCATGAACATTTCTTTACCCGACCCCTTGAAGCAGTTCGTGGATGGGCAGATCGCCGAAGGCCGCTATAGCAGCGTGAGCGAATATGTGCGCGAGCTGATCCGCGCCGACGAGAAACGCAAAGCCGAAGCACAACTCGAAGCGAAACTATTGGAAGGACTGAACAGCCGCGAGAGTGAAATGACACCAGCTGACTGGAGTGCCATTCGCCAAGAGGCCTTGGCGAAGCTGGGAGCACGAAAGAAGCAGCGCTAA
- a CDS encoding type II toxin-antitoxin system RelE/ParE family toxin, with product MPTAYQRAGARRDLVEHFVYLTDNVGLDTAERFLANAEASFNDLAEQPMMGAPLTLQHPALANMRKWRIKDFDNYLIFYLPHPDSVSIIRVLHAARDWWSLDVAGHGVRAHSASCKTPDTRDGLRCERLQQRFLKPSTARRGDGIRPA from the coding sequence ATGCCGACGGCCTACCAGCGGGCGGGAGCCAGGCGCGACCTGGTTGAGCATTTCGTCTACCTGACGGACAACGTGGGATTGGACACCGCGGAACGCTTCCTGGCCAACGCCGAAGCCAGCTTCAATGATCTCGCTGAACAGCCCATGATGGGTGCACCGCTGACACTGCAGCATCCCGCCCTGGCGAACATGCGCAAATGGCGCATCAAGGACTTCGACAACTACCTGATCTTCTACCTCCCGCATCCTGACAGTGTGTCGATCATACGTGTGCTGCATGCGGCACGAGACTGGTGGAGCTTGGACGTAGCTGGGCATGGAGTGAGAGCGCACAGCGCCTCGTGCAAGACGCCGGATACACGTGATGGATTGCGATGTGAAAGACTACAGCAGCGATTCTTGAAGCCGTCCACGGCACGGCGAGGGGACGGCATAAGGCCGGCGTGA
- a CDS encoding response regulator transcription factor — protein MGLEIIEIVEDDQGQAKLLDQVLRQASFRTNVAFDGPSAMQDVWRIKPSLIMADDNLPGLTGREMCKRLRQDPSTKYIPIILMSGYSSEERRVEALDGGADDFIVKPYAAGELVARVRALLRRSQQGQGQEEELGEDLALTESLYVAVYRGQKLTLSAHEWKSLRRLTSTVGSVVPREELSTLLWGDDALMHDGEIDRCMEQLNKKLAGESPAAGHIKMVPGGFRLIIPSSEKSDIVQAQ, from the coding sequence ATGGGTTTAGAAATCATCGAAATTGTCGAAGATGACCAGGGTCAGGCTAAGCTGTTGGATCAGGTCCTTCGGCAAGCGTCGTTCCGGACGAATGTCGCATTCGATGGCCCGTCCGCGATGCAGGACGTGTGGCGTATCAAGCCCTCCTTGATCATGGCCGACGATAACTTGCCCGGCTTGACCGGACGGGAAATGTGCAAACGCCTCCGGCAGGACCCTTCCACAAAATACATTCCCATCATTCTCATGTCCGGCTATTCATCTGAAGAACGTCGTGTCGAGGCACTCGATGGCGGAGCCGATGACTTCATCGTCAAACCCTATGCAGCGGGCGAACTGGTCGCGCGCGTGAGGGCGCTGCTGCGCCGATCTCAGCAGGGACAAGGACAGGAGGAGGAACTCGGTGAGGATCTCGCCTTGACGGAGAGTCTGTACGTGGCGGTGTACCGCGGGCAGAAGTTGACGCTATCCGCTCATGAATGGAAATCACTGCGGCGACTGACCAGTACGGTCGGAAGCGTGGTCCCGCGCGAAGAACTCAGCACGCTCCTCTGGGGGGACGACGCCCTGATGCATGACGGGGAAATCGACCGGTGCATGGAGCAACTGAATAAAAAACTGGCCGGGGAGAGCCCGGCGGCGGGACACATCAAAATGGTTCCCGGCGGCTTTCGTCTGATCATCCCTTCCTCAGAGAAGTCGGACATTGTCCAGGCTCAGTAA
- a CDS encoding CHAD domain-containing protein, protein MRRPRSPIHTAPASLGQEVVQAAATYQATVLRLIRHAMAGDGTADTIHSIRTHCRRLQALLELCDNRNRAAVMAQTVSRLSRLRALQVFRQYLMKIEAPESDITAVEAWIVGREHKLTRAQAYRKIEQAVWKQALPLITSPGLSLKHRLEVLRHEHERVLSRLIEKASEKPRRKRLHALRLALKTVRYQTEWLPGQGATKQDGLKRIKQVQALLGRYEERADFRRWGKKLNLTVQTRIERDWKRARRRARRVPEELAWLLDALAAGRLWSEGDRKGALLSLDNVRLL, encoded by the coding sequence ATGAGAAGACCACGCTCCCCTATTCATACAGCACCGGCCAGTCTCGGGCAAGAAGTCGTTCAGGCGGCTGCCACCTACCAAGCCACGGTGCTTCGTTTGATACGCCACGCGATGGCGGGCGACGGCACCGCTGATACCATCCACTCGATTCGCACCCACTGCCGTAGACTTCAAGCATTACTGGAGCTCTGTGACAATCGTAACCGCGCCGCGGTGATGGCTCAGACCGTGAGTCGCTTGAGTCGGCTGAGGGCTTTGCAAGTCTTCCGGCAATATCTGATGAAGATTGAAGCACCCGAGTCGGACATCACAGCCGTCGAGGCCTGGATCGTCGGACGGGAACACAAGCTGACTCGCGCGCAGGCCTATCGCAAGATTGAACAGGCAGTCTGGAAGCAGGCGCTTCCGCTGATCACTTCCCCGGGTCTTTCCCTGAAGCACCGACTGGAAGTCTTGAGGCACGAGCATGAGCGCGTCCTCTCGCGGCTGATCGAGAAGGCCTCGGAGAAGCCTCGTCGAAAACGTCTCCATGCTCTGCGCCTCGCCCTGAAGACGGTCCGCTATCAGACGGAATGGCTGCCGGGACAAGGGGCAACCAAACAGGATGGGCTGAAACGGATCAAACAGGTGCAGGCCCTATTGGGGCGGTATGAGGAAAGGGCGGATTTCAGGCGCTGGGGCAAGAAGCTGAACCTCACCGTGCAGACACGAATCGAACGGGATTGGAAGCGGGCTCGTCGCCGAGCCAGACGAGTGCCGGAAGAGTTGGCCTGGTTGCTGGACGCACTGGCCGCAGGCCGGCTGTGGAGCGAGGGCGATCGGAAAGGCGCGTTACTGAGCCTGGACAATGTCCGACTTCTCTGA
- a CDS encoding histidine phosphatase family protein: protein MDCLFFRHGIAIERQEWSGQEQDRPLTDKGAARTRESGKGLLNLRIKPTHILSSPLARAHDTAAILQPLIRSNPKIRICSELDPTAAPRTLFALLDALPPDAVALCIGHEPHLSLAAGILLTGKPCSGLSLKKAGACLIHIEESVRPAAGRLEWWLTAAQLRALA from the coding sequence ATGGACTGCCTCTTCTTTCGACATGGTATCGCGATCGAGCGTCAGGAGTGGAGCGGGCAGGAACAGGACCGTCCACTGACCGACAAAGGCGCAGCGCGAACCCGAGAATCCGGCAAGGGACTGCTCAATCTGCGCATCAAACCGACGCATATCCTTTCAAGTCCCCTGGCGCGTGCGCACGACACCGCCGCCATTCTTCAACCCTTGATTCGTTCCAACCCGAAGATCCGGATCTGCAGCGAACTCGATCCAACAGCGGCACCTCGCACCCTGTTTGCGCTGCTGGATGCGCTGCCGCCGGACGCCGTCGCGCTCTGTATCGGCCATGAACCTCACCTGAGCCTGGCCGCGGGAATCCTGCTCACGGGAAAGCCCTGCAGCGGCCTGTCACTCAAAAAAGCAGGAGCCTGCCTGATCCACATCGAAGAGTCCGTGAGGCCCGCGGCAGGACGACTCGAATGGTGGCTGACGGCAGCACAACTGCGGGCTCTCGCATGA